A window of Saccopteryx leptura isolate mSacLep1 chromosome 5, mSacLep1_pri_phased_curated, whole genome shotgun sequence contains these coding sequences:
- the THAP6 gene encoding THAP domain-containing protein 6, with amino-acid sequence MVKCCSAIGCASRCLPNSKLKGLTFHVFPTDENVKKKWVLAMKRLDVNAAGIWEPKKGDVLCSRHFKKTDFDRSAPNIKLKPGVIPSIFDSPSQLQGKKEKLHCGKNFTLNTLPVTNYNHQLVGASSYIEEFQSQFIFEHSYSLMDSPKKLKHKLDHVISELEDTKKNLQNVLDREKHFQKSLRKTIRELKDERLISQETANRLEAFCWEYCQESIEQDYIS; translated from the exons ATGGTGAAATGTTGCTCGGCGATTGGATGCGCTTCTCGCTGTTTGCCAAATTCCAAGTTAAAAGGACTGACGTTTCACGT atTCCCCACAGatgaaaatgtcaaaaaaaaatggGTATTAGCAATGAAAAGACTTGATGTGAATGCTGCAGGCATTTGGGAACCTAAAAAAGGAGATGTGTTGTGTTCAAGGCACTTTAAGAAGACAGATTTTGACAGAAGTGCTCCAAATATTAAACTGAAACCTGGAGTTATACCTTCTATCTTTGATTCCCCATCTCAGTTACAG gggaaaaaagaaaagcttcatTGTGGGAAAAACTTCACTCTCAACACACTTCCAGTCACAAACTACAATCACCAGCTTGTTGGTGCTTCCTCATATATTGAAGAATTTCAATCCCAGTTCATTTTT GAACATAGCTACAGTTTAATGGACAGTCCAAAGAAACTTAAGCATAAACTAGATCATGTGATCAGCGAGCTAGAGGATACCAAGAAAAATCTGCAGAATGTTTTAGACCGAGAAAAACATTTCCAAAAATCATTAAGGAAGACAATCAGGGAATTAAAGGATGAACGTCTCATCAGCCAAGAAACAGCAAACAGACTGGAAGCTTTTTGTTGGGAGTATTGTCAGGAGAGCATAGAACAAGACTATATTTCATGA